CGTGCTGCCGGCCTGGTACTACTGACAAGGAGACCGCGATGATCGAATTTACCAGCGGCGACATTCTCAAGGACGATGCGGAAGCCATCGTCAACACCGTGAACTGCGTCGGCATCATGGGCCGAGGCATCGCGCTGCAGTTCAAGAACGCCTGGCCGGAAAACTTCAAGGCCTACGAGGCAGCCTGCAAGCGCGAAGAGGTGCAACCGGGCCGCATGTTCGTGTATGAGGTAGGCCAGCTGACCACGCCGC
Above is a genomic segment from Candidatus Hydrogenedentota bacterium containing:
- a CDS encoding macro domain-containing protein, with amino-acid sequence MIEFTSGDILKDDAEAIVNTVNCVGIMGRGIALQFKNAWPENFKAYEAACKREEVQPGRMFVYEVGQLTTP